Proteins encoded by one window of Sphingomonas ginkgonis:
- a CDS encoding Flp family type IVb pilin, producing the protein MKTLFNLLRDESGASAAEYALILAIVGSAIAVAALTLGGAISNRMNSAADCINAPGTASNPNAACSTAS; encoded by the coding sequence ATGAAGACGCTTTTCAATCTGCTTCGTGATGAATCCGGCGCGTCGGCTGCCGAGTATGCGCTGATCCTCGCGATCGTCGGCTCGGCCATTGCGGTCGCAGCTCTCACGCTCGGCGGTGCGATTTCGAACCGCATGAACTCGGCCGCGGACTGCATCAATGCGCCGGGTACCGCGAGCAACCCGAACGCTGCCTGTTCCACGGCTTCGTAA
- a CDS encoding helicase-related protein, with protein MSVNSDAPVRAILGPTNTGKTHLAIERMVAHSSGVIGFPLRLLAREVYDRVVAMKGEKSVALLTGEERIAPPTARYWLCTVESMPVDREFAFCAIDEAQLGTDPERGHVFTDRLLRARGREETLILGSDTLRPMVRQLVPGAEVISRPRFSTLRYGGSCKLSRLPPRSAVVAFSAEQVYALAEMLRRFKGGAAVVMGALSPATRNAQVAMFQRGEVDYLVATDAVGMGLNMDVSHVAFAGLDKFDGRRDRRLTIPEMAQIAGRAGRHQRDGTFGTLGLGGESGPAFTEEEILAIEEHRFRPIDHLYWRNPNLDFADVRALIASLEQKSADPLLRQAPLSIDLAVLKALAEDPSIAARKGLQAKRLWAACGLPDFRKVGPMHHARMVRRVYSYIGEGGHIAQDWFAAEVNRLDNVQGDIEALADRLAGIRSWAYIAHRADWLADPARGAERTRQVEARLSDALHERLTQRFVDRRTAVLVRDIGARGADALPVTVAADGEVSVGPEPIGHLTGFEFRVDPAARLAEKRVLLAAAERRLGDELDRRAATLIDAPDTSFALRAEPGDGVAVTWEGHVLARLSPGRSLAEPALRTVRALDRLSAPRRAALRSRLERWVEAQVARHLQPLLALAAAANDKGSPPAVRALTAMLGDSGGVAPRKLMIETIGQLSKDDRARLYRLRIRLGALDLFVPALLKPEAQRWRAALAAVRAGEPMPILPPPGAATLPPDADARGARLAYRRLGAHWLRIDLADRVATHAYEVRQRGGDAEPVDRDFVTSLGLPAEALARLLAEIGLSESDGEWRWRKPRHQRQKPVAAPRPGNAFAALAGLKR; from the coding sequence ATGAGCGTCAACAGCGACGCGCCCGTCCGGGCGATCCTGGGTCCGACCAACACCGGCAAGACCCACCTCGCCATCGAGCGGATGGTGGCCCATTCGAGCGGGGTCATCGGCTTCCCGCTCCGCCTGCTCGCCCGCGAGGTCTACGACCGCGTCGTCGCGATGAAGGGCGAGAAGAGCGTCGCTTTGCTGACCGGCGAAGAGCGGATCGCGCCGCCGACCGCGCGCTACTGGCTGTGCACCGTCGAATCGATGCCGGTGGACAGGGAGTTCGCCTTCTGCGCGATCGACGAGGCGCAGCTCGGGACGGATCCCGAGCGCGGCCATGTCTTCACCGACCGGCTGCTCCGCGCCCGGGGCCGCGAGGAGACGCTGATACTCGGGTCGGACACGCTGCGGCCGATGGTCCGCCAGCTGGTGCCCGGGGCCGAGGTGATCAGCCGGCCGCGCTTCTCGACCCTTCGCTACGGCGGGTCGTGCAAGCTCTCGCGCCTTCCGCCGCGCAGCGCGGTCGTCGCCTTCTCGGCCGAGCAGGTCTACGCGCTGGCCGAGATGCTGCGCCGCTTCAAGGGCGGCGCGGCGGTGGTGATGGGGGCGCTCTCCCCAGCGACCCGCAACGCCCAGGTCGCGATGTTCCAGCGCGGCGAGGTCGACTATCTTGTCGCCACCGACGCGGTCGGCATGGGGCTCAACATGGACGTCAGCCATGTCGCCTTCGCCGGGCTCGACAAGTTCGACGGGCGCCGCGACCGCCGGCTGACCATCCCCGAGATGGCGCAGATCGCCGGTCGCGCCGGTCGCCACCAGCGTGACGGGACGTTCGGCACGCTGGGGCTGGGCGGGGAGAGCGGGCCGGCCTTTACCGAGGAGGAGATCCTCGCGATCGAGGAGCATCGCTTCCGCCCGATCGACCATCTCTACTGGCGCAACCCGAACCTCGATTTCGCCGATGTGCGCGCGCTGATCGCCAGCCTCGAGCAGAAGAGCGCCGACCCGCTGCTCCGCCAGGCCCCGCTGTCGATCGACCTCGCTGTGCTCAAGGCGCTCGCCGAAGACCCCTCGATTGCCGCGCGCAAGGGGCTGCAGGCGAAGCGGCTGTGGGCGGCCTGCGGCCTGCCCGACTTCCGCAAGGTCGGCCCGATGCACCATGCCCGAATGGTCCGCCGCGTCTATTCCTACATCGGCGAGGGCGGCCACATCGCGCAGGACTGGTTCGCCGCCGAGGTCAACCGGCTCGACAATGTACAGGGCGACATCGAGGCGCTCGCCGACCGGCTCGCGGGCATCCGCAGCTGGGCCTACATCGCCCATCGCGCCGACTGGCTGGCCGATCCGGCTCGCGGCGCCGAGCGCACCCGGCAGGTCGAAGCGCGGCTCAGCGACGCGCTCCACGAGCGGCTGACCCAGCGCTTCGTCGACCGCCGCACCGCGGTGCTGGTCCGCGACATCGGCGCTCGCGGCGCCGACGCGCTGCCGGTGACGGTCGCCGCCGACGGCGAGGTCAGCGTCGGACCCGAGCCGATCGGCCATCTCACCGGGTTCGAGTTCCGGGTCGATCCCGCCGCCCGGCTTGCCGAGAAGCGGGTGCTGCTCGCGGCGGCCGAGCGGCGGCTGGGGGACGAGCTCGATCGCCGCGCCGCCACGCTGATCGACGCCCCCGACACGAGCTTCGCCCTCCGCGCCGAGCCTGGCGACGGCGTGGCGGTGACGTGGGAAGGACATGTCCTCGCCCGGCTGTCGCCCGGCCGTTCGCTGGCCGAGCCGGCGTTGAGGACCGTGCGCGCGCTCGACCGGCTGAGCGCCCCGCGCCGAGCCGCGCTCCGGTCGCGGCTGGAGCGCTGGGTCGAGGCGCAGGTCGCCCGCCATCTCCAGCCGCTGCTGGCGCTCGCCGCGGCCGCCAACGACAAGGGAAGCCCGCCCGCCGTCCGGGCGCTCACCGCGATGCTCGGCGACTCCGGCGGAGTCGCCCCGCGCAAGCTGATGATCGAGACGATCGGGCAGCTCAGCAAGGACGACCGCGCGCGGCTCTACCGGCTGCGGATTCGTCTCGGCGCGCTCGACCTGTTCGTTCCCGCGCTCCTAAAGCCGGAGGCGCAGCGGTGGCGGGCGGCGCTGGCGGCCGTTCGGGCCGGCGAGCCCATGCCAATCCTCCCGCCGCCCGGCGCTGCGACCCTGCCGCCGGATGCCGATGCCCGCGGCGCGCGCCTCGCTTATCGCCGCCTCGGCGCCCACTGGCTGCGGATCGACCTCGCCGACCGGGTCGCCACCCACGCCTACGAGGTCCGCCAGAGGGGCGGCGATGCCGAGCCGGTTGACCGCGACTTCGTCACTTCGCTGGGTCTACCCGCCGAGGCGCTGGCGCGGCTCCTGGCGGAGATCGGCCTCAGCGAGAGCGACGGCGAGTGGCGCTGGCGCAAGCCCCGCCACCAGCGCCAGAAGCCGGTCGCCGCGCCGCGCCCCGGCAACGCCTTCGCGGCGCTCGCCGGGCTGAAGCGTTGA
- a CDS encoding methyltransferase family protein — translation MERLLDVCEKLFLVLLAAPFLVAFYKALPFEPQLVLLALSETLAVFFILIHRRGVVRQRPSAWILGLLGTALPLLVRPDPSATMIAPPAVGTALMMAGLLLTIAAKLFLNRSFGIVAANRGIKRAGPYRLVRHPMYLGYVVGEIGFLLTSFSLLTLGLYLLAWGLQVGRILQEEQLLREDPDYRRYAGRVRWRLVPGLF, via the coding sequence ATGGAGCGCCTTCTCGATGTCTGCGAGAAGCTGTTCCTCGTCCTGCTCGCGGCGCCTTTCCTCGTCGCCTTCTACAAGGCGCTTCCGTTTGAACCGCAGCTTGTGCTGCTGGCGCTGTCGGAAACCCTGGCCGTCTTCTTCATCCTCATCCATCGCCGCGGCGTCGTCCGCCAGCGCCCTTCCGCCTGGATCCTTGGCCTGCTCGGGACCGCGCTTCCGCTGCTGGTCCGTCCCGACCCCTCGGCGACGATGATCGCTCCGCCGGCGGTCGGCACGGCTTTGATGATGGCGGGGCTGTTGCTGACGATCGCCGCCAAGCTGTTCCTGAATCGAAGCTTCGGGATCGTCGCCGCCAACCGCGGTATCAAGCGGGCTGGGCCCTACCGTCTCGTTCGCCACCCGATGTACCTCGGCTATGTCGTTGGCGAGATCGGCTTCCTGCTGACCAGCTTCTCCCTCCTCACCCTCGGCCTCTATCTGCTCGCCTGGGGGCTGCAGGTCGGGCGCATCCTCCAGGAGGAGCAGCTGCTCCGCGAGGATCCGGACTATCGCCGTTATGCCGGCCGCGTCCGGTGGCGGCTCGTGCCCGGCCTGTTCTGA
- a CDS encoding MipA/OmpV family protein — MRMIFAALATALLAGTPAWAQSESKPLPDPFDNRDTLTIGAAAAFLPDYEGSDDYRFIPAPVIRGRVSGHSFYSKGSYVYFDLVPRTPGKFSFNAGPIAGVRFNRRSKIHDPVVDLLPRRKTAIELGAFAGVSLSGLTNPYDSLGVHVDVVHDVAGAHRSTVITPSVDFATPLSRHTYVSLSASADFVGDRYARYYYSISPAEAVASGLPAFDASGGYKNWKLSLIANQSLTGDLLHGLSLFGTGSYARLQNDFRRSPIVNQRGSPTQWLGAVGLAYTW, encoded by the coding sequence ATGCGCATGATCTTCGCGGCGCTGGCGACCGCGCTGCTGGCAGGTACGCCCGCCTGGGCCCAGAGCGAGAGCAAACCGCTCCCGGATCCGTTCGACAATCGCGACACGCTGACCATCGGGGCCGCCGCTGCCTTCCTTCCCGACTATGAAGGGTCGGACGACTACCGCTTCATCCCGGCGCCGGTGATCCGCGGCCGGGTCAGCGGGCACAGCTTCTACAGCAAGGGCAGCTACGTCTACTTCGACCTGGTCCCGCGGACCCCGGGCAAGTTCAGCTTCAACGCCGGCCCGATCGCCGGGGTCCGCTTCAATCGCCGCTCCAAGATCCACGACCCGGTCGTCGACCTCCTGCCCCGCCGCAAGACCGCGATCGAGCTCGGCGCCTTCGCCGGGGTGAGCCTCAGCGGGCTGACCAACCCCTACGACAGCCTGGGCGTCCATGTGGACGTCGTCCACGACGTCGCCGGGGCCCATCGCTCGACCGTGATCACTCCATCGGTCGACTTCGCGACGCCGCTCAGCCGCCACACCTATGTCAGCCTCTCGGCGTCGGCGGACTTCGTCGGCGACCGTTATGCGCGCTATTATTACAGCATCAGCCCGGCCGAGGCGGTGGCCAGCGGCCTGCCGGCCTTCGATGCCTCGGGCGGCTACAAGAACTGGAAGCTGTCGCTGATCGCCAACCAGTCGCTGACAGGCGACCTCCTGCACGGGCTATCGCTGTTCGGCACCGGCAGCTACGCGCGCCTCCAGAACGACTTCCGCCGCTCGCCCATCGTCAACCAGCGGGGCAGCCCGACCCAGTGGCTTGGCGCGGTCGGGCTCGCCTACACCTGGTAG
- a CDS encoding phosphatase PAP2 family protein: MRGQFRSDAAWLVVVAGCLLVLSLFWTTLYWQGAAATPLLTSNLTITALGLPPTITGWLLLTCWRIRHDDSPARGFIQRSFAAVPRLTILALGLLLVSTCAGLFGAIKFGMPFAVGFWADQPIADFERLLLGHDPAHLLKPVFDDFVVPIEACYYSWLPLQLLLLYILFALPPSRFRAQAISAYFLGFTLLGTFVAYVLPSVGPIFYDRLTGVARFDPEILVPTRTGYVADYLWDHYSARAMELGGGISAFPSLHVAIALWFVLVLRRTILVVPAFLYFAIICIGSVLLGWHYVSDGAASIVGMALIWRLSGQLAAALEPREIRPASTVRTA, from the coding sequence ATGCGGGGGCAGTTTCGATCGGATGCGGCATGGTTGGTCGTGGTCGCGGGCTGCCTGCTCGTGCTCAGCCTGTTCTGGACGACCCTCTACTGGCAGGGTGCGGCTGCGACCCCGCTGCTGACGTCGAACCTGACGATCACCGCGCTGGGCCTGCCGCCGACGATCACCGGCTGGCTGCTGCTCACCTGCTGGCGCATCCGTCACGACGACTCGCCCGCGCGCGGCTTCATCCAGCGCAGCTTCGCGGCGGTCCCGCGGCTGACCATTCTCGCGCTCGGGCTGCTGCTGGTTTCGACCTGCGCCGGCCTGTTCGGCGCGATCAAGTTCGGCATGCCGTTCGCGGTCGGCTTCTGGGCCGACCAGCCGATCGCGGACTTCGAGCGCCTGCTGCTCGGGCATGACCCGGCGCACCTGCTCAAGCCCGTGTTCGACGATTTCGTGGTGCCGATCGAGGCCTGCTACTACAGCTGGCTGCCGCTGCAGCTGCTGCTCCTCTACATTCTCTTCGCGCTGCCGCCGTCCCGCTTCCGCGCGCAGGCGATCAGCGCCTATTTTCTTGGCTTCACCCTGCTCGGCACCTTCGTCGCCTATGTGCTGCCGTCCGTCGGGCCGATCTTCTACGATCGGCTCACCGGGGTAGCCCGCTTCGACCCGGAAATCCTGGTGCCGACCCGCACCGGCTATGTCGCCGATTATCTGTGGGATCATTATTCGGCGCGGGCGATGGAGCTCGGCGGTGGGATCTCGGCGTTCCCCTCGCTCCACGTCGCGATCGCGCTCTGGTTCGTGCTGGTGCTCCGGCGGACGATCCTCGTCGTTCCCGCGTTCCTCTATTTCGCGATCATCTGCATCGGCTCGGTGCTGCTCGGCTGGCATTATGTCAGCGACGGCGCCGCATCGATCGTCGGCATGGCGCTGATCTGGCGGTTGTCGGGTCAGCTCGCGGCTGCGCTGGAGCCGCGCGAGATCCGCCCTGCTTCGACGGTCAGGACGGCGTGA
- a CDS encoding DUF2569 domain-containing protein: protein MLVQLRQRLQVRSTAMLATIEGGLDRLVIGWLLLAGLACALRLATSPIPHGLVPPSSISPYLLLTVMPAASMLLALRWFRDGDRLEQPAFRLARVGRWTALSRTEARRHPLYGPSGVMVSLLVGMLLNVPVRALEFLAASPALTEPVPGWLSTLHFLMSLDAVLLTSLYAVAFVAALRGVPLFPRLLVAVWCVDLAMQLVVADGVMASGRVPADVAAALQGLLEGNIKKVLISAALWLPYLLLSRRVNVTYRHRVLA from the coding sequence ATGCTCGTGCAACTCCGCCAACGTCTCCAGGTCCGATCGACGGCCATGCTGGCCACCATCGAGGGCGGGCTTGATCGCCTCGTCATCGGCTGGCTGCTGCTGGCGGGTCTCGCCTGCGCGCTCCGGCTGGCGACCAGTCCGATCCCGCACGGCCTCGTCCCGCCCTCGTCGATCTCGCCCTATCTTCTGCTGACGGTCATGCCGGCCGCCTCGATGCTGCTCGCGCTTCGCTGGTTCCGCGACGGCGACCGTCTCGAGCAGCCCGCCTTCCGCCTCGCCCGGGTTGGCCGCTGGACCGCGCTCTCCCGAACCGAGGCTCGGCGCCACCCGCTGTATGGCCCGAGCGGGGTCATGGTGTCGCTGCTCGTCGGCATGTTGCTGAACGTCCCGGTCCGAGCGCTCGAGTTCCTGGCGGCGAGCCCCGCGCTGACGGAGCCGGTCCCCGGTTGGCTTTCGACCCTGCACTTCCTGATGAGCCTCGATGCCGTCCTGCTCACCAGCCTCTACGCGGTCGCGTTCGTGGCGGCTCTACGGGGCGTTCCCCTCTTTCCGCGACTGCTGGTTGCGGTGTGGTGCGTCGATCTCGCGATGCAGCTGGTGGTTGCGGATGGCGTGATGGCTTCGGGCCGGGTGCCGGCCGACGTCGCCGCCGCGCTGCAGGGCCTGCTAGAAGGCAACATCAAGAAAGTGCTGATCAGCGCTGCGCTCTGGCTGCCCTACCTGCTGCTGTCCCGGCGAGTGAACGTCACCTACCGGCACCGCGTCCTTGCTTGA
- a CDS encoding RNA-binding S4 domain-containing protein encodes MRIDRFLHCIRLVKSRTLAQAVIEQGRTRLDGRRVEKPSEEVRVGSVIALPLNGRIRVLRVLALPERRGPASEAQLCYEEIVDAAGAAT; translated from the coding sequence TTGCGGATCGACCGCTTCCTTCATTGCATCCGACTGGTGAAGAGCCGCACGCTCGCGCAAGCCGTCATTGAGCAGGGGCGCACCCGCCTCGACGGCCGCCGGGTCGAGAAGCCCAGCGAGGAGGTGCGGGTCGGCAGCGTCATCGCGCTCCCGCTGAACGGGCGGATCCGCGTGCTTCGGGTGCTGGCGCTGCCCGAACGGCGCGGCCCGGCGAGCGAGGCGCAGCTGTGCTATGAGGAGATCGTTGACGCCGCAGGCGCCGCGACTTAG
- the fdxA gene encoding ferredoxin FdxA has protein sequence MTYVVTDACIRCKYMDCVEVCPVDCFYEGDNMLVINPNECIDCGVCEPECPAEAILPDTESGLEQWLELNSTFSAQWPNITRKKDSPADADEHKGEEGKYDKYFSADPGAGD, from the coding sequence ATGACCTATGTCGTCACCGACGCCTGCATCCGCTGCAAATATATGGATTGCGTCGAGGTCTGCCCCGTCGACTGCTTCTACGAGGGCGACAACATGCTCGTCATCAACCCGAACGAGTGCATCGACTGCGGCGTGTGCGAGCCGGAATGCCCGGCCGAGGCGATCCTGCCCGATACCGAGAGCGGGCTCGAGCAGTGGCTGGAGCTGAACTCGACCTTCTCGGCGCAGTGGCCGAACATCACCCGCAAGAAGGACAGCCCCGCCGACGCCGACGAGCACAAGGGCGAAGAGGGCAAGTACGACAAATATTTTTCGGCCGATCCCGGCGCGGGAGACTGA